In Pseudomonas fluorescens, a genomic segment contains:
- the msrP gene encoding protein-methionine-sulfoxide reductase catalytic subunit MsrP: protein MLIKLPKASDCHESDVTPESFYLSRRSLLGGALAGVAASSLPRWASAGEPARYADVEPGKAPGWFAEKLTATKWQAVTVKDEAITPFKDATHYNNFYEFGTDKGDPASNAGSLKTEPWSVVIDGEVAKPGRYALEDFMKPYLLEERIYRLRCVEAWSMVIPWIGFPISALLKQVEPTSRAKYIRFETLQDPKSMPGQRSSFALIDWPYVEGLRLDEAMNPLAILAVGMYGRELPNQNGAPLRLVVPWKYGFKSVKSIVRISLVSEQPKTTWQSIASDEYGFYANVNPTVDHPRWTQARERRLPSGLFSPNVRETQMFNGYSDEVASLYTGLDLRKNY, encoded by the coding sequence ATGTTAATCAAATTGCCTAAAGCGTCCGATTGCCACGAATCGGATGTCACGCCTGAGTCTTTCTACCTATCCCGCCGCAGCTTGCTCGGTGGTGCGCTGGCGGGTGTTGCTGCCAGTAGCCTGCCGCGTTGGGCGAGTGCTGGCGAACCCGCGCGTTATGCCGATGTCGAGCCGGGTAAGGCTCCAGGTTGGTTTGCCGAGAAACTGACTGCTACGAAATGGCAGGCGGTGACGGTAAAGGACGAGGCTATCACCCCGTTCAAGGATGCGACCCACTACAACAACTTCTATGAGTTCGGTACGGATAAGGGGGATCCAGCATCCAATGCGGGGTCACTCAAGACTGAGCCCTGGAGTGTTGTGATTGATGGCGAGGTCGCGAAGCCTGGGCGTTATGCCCTGGAAGACTTCATGAAGCCTTACCTGTTGGAAGAGCGTATCTATCGTCTGCGCTGTGTCGAGGCGTGGTCGATGGTCATTCCATGGATTGGCTTTCCTATATCTGCTTTGCTCAAACAGGTTGAGCCAACCTCCAGGGCCAAGTACATCCGCTTTGAAACGCTCCAGGACCCCAAGAGCATGCCGGGGCAGCGTTCAAGTTTCGCCTTGATCGACTGGCCCTATGTCGAAGGGCTACGCCTGGATGAGGCAATGAATCCGTTGGCGATCCTTGCGGTGGGGATGTATGGACGAGAATTGCCCAATCAGAATGGCGCGCCCTTGCGTCTGGTGGTGCCGTGGAAATATGGTTTCAAGAGCGTGAAGTCCATTGTGCGAATCAGCCTGGTGAGCGAGCAGCCCAAGACCACGTGGCAGAGCATCGCGTCAGACGAATATGGGTTCTATGCGAATGTGAACCCTACAGTCGACCATCCTCGGTGGACGCAAGCGCGGGAGCGTCGTCTGCCGAGTGGCTTGTTCAGTCCGAATGTGCGCGAGACGCAGATGTTCAATGGTTACTCGGATGAGGTCGCCTCTTTATATACCGGCCTCGATTTACGGAAGAACTACTGA